Below is a genomic region from Desulfuromonas sp..
TCGATGGTCAGCCATGAAGAAATCATGACCGCCCGGCAGGCGGCCGGAGATGCGATCTACCTCGGAGATAAGGTCATTGACTACATTTACCGCCTCGCCGCCGCCACCCGGGAGCACCGGTTCATTACTTCCGGAATTTCAACCCGGGGCAGCCTCAGCCTCGCCGCCGCCGCCAGGGCAACTGCCTTTCTGGAAAACCGCAATTACGTCATTCCCGAGGATGTCCAGAACATCATTATCCCGGCTGGCGCCCATCGCCTGATCCTGAAACCGGAACAGGAAGTTCTCAACAAGAAGGAGGTGCTCCGATCCGTCGTCGAGAGCGTCGCAGTGCCTTTGGCCTGAAACTGACCAGGTCCGGCACCCTTTATATTGCCCTGACACTGTTTCTCGGTTTTGCCGCCGTCAACACCGGAAACAATCTGCTCTACCTTCTGGTATCGGCCCTGCTCGGTTTTATGGCGGTCTCCGGTCTCGTCGGGCGCTACAACCTGGCCGGTCTCCGGGCCGAATTGATGCCTCCGGCTGAAATTTATGCCGGGATCGAGACCCTGGCAACCATCAAACTACGGAACAACAAACCTTATCCTTCGTTTCTTGTTTTTGTCGAGGTCGCCGACGGCAAGACGCTCTTCCCGATTATCCCGGGCCGCAGCACGATTGAAAAGAGCATCTCGCTCACCCTTGCGAAGCGAGGCCGTTTCCGGCTTACCGAGAGCGCTTATCGTTCGATCTTTCCGGTCAATTTTTTCATCCGGAGTTTCCCGGCTCATATTTCTGCTGAAACAATTGTCTTCGCGGCTCCCATAAACTGCCAGACCGCAACGGCGCATGAAGGAAAACGCTCTCTGGGGGAGGATTCCTCACCCCGCCGCGGCGGCGAAGGGGAGATTGAACGCATCGGTGATTACCGCGGTGGTGAGCCGCTCAAGATGATTCACTGGAAGCTGACGGCGAGACAGGGTAAATTGATGATCAAGGAGGCGTCCGACACAGCCACCGAACCGGTGGTTATCGAACCGGAAAGCCTTCCCGGCAAAAACCTGGAAGAGCAGTTACGATGTGCAACCTGGCTGGTCAATGATGCCATGCGCAACAGTCGCCCGGTCGGGTTAAAATTTCCCCGGCAAAAAATCGCACCTTCATCCGGGAACCGGCATCGCCTGCACTTGCTTACGGAGCTGGCACTTTATGGTCAAGATCAAATCCCTGCTTGACACCCTGGTCTTTGCGACCAGCCTGATCGGTGTTCTGCCGGTTTATTTCTACCTCGATCTGCCGACCCGGGTAATCTTCCCGATTGCTCTGATTCTCGGCATCTGGTGCGACCGGCGCAACTTCTATTTCCTCAAGGCTCGCGCTGCAACCATCCTCTCGCTCCTGGTGTTTGCCGTTTTTGCCATCCAGATCAACAAGAACTATCTGGTCGAGCCGGCCCTGAATATAGCCGTATTGCTACTTGCTGTCCGGCTCCTGACGGAGAAGGAAGGGCGTCATTACCTGCAGGTGTTCCTGCTTTCCGGGTTCGCTCTGGCCGGCTCCAGCCTGATGACCCTGAGCCTCGCTTTTCTGCCGCTGATGGTGCTGCTGGTGACCGGCATTATCCTGGGTCTGGTTCTGCTCTGTTTCTACAGTGACGATCCGAGACTGGCTCTCGACCGGACCGGATTCATGCGGCTTTTGCGCATCACCCTTGTGATACCTGCCGGCGCCCTGCTCCTTGCTGTTCTCTTCTTCTTTATTCTGCCGCGGACCCGAAGTCCGCTCTGGAACTTCCTCAATCCACCGGGGGTGGCCAAGGTCGGTTTTTCGGAAGAGGTCCGGCCGGGTTCATTTGCTTCGACCGTCGCCGATGACACTGTCGCCTTCAGGGTCGAGGCACCGCCAATGGATCCGAACGAACTTTACTGGCGGGTTACGGTTCTCGATGAGCTGGAAGGTCGGGTCTGGCGTCGGGCCCAGCATGCGAGTAGCGGCTCTCCGACAGTCATCGGCGGCAAAAAAATCGGGCTCAATATCTTTCCGGTTTCGGGGCGGTCCAATGCCCTGGCAACGCTTGACCCGACAGCTTCAATCCATGGTCAGTGGACCCGGCGCTCAACCGATGCCACCTTCCGCCTGCATCGGAAATCGAAGCTGCCCAAAAATTACTATGCGATAGCTTATCTCAATGGACGTTTGAAAATCGACCGCGATACAAAAAAATCGCAATATCTGGGACTGCCCGAGACCGTAGCCCCACAGGCCCGGGCCGCGGTCGCTCGTATAGACCCCCAAACCGCAGAGAACCGCCTGACCAGAATCGACGCTTTGCGTGATTTCTTCATCGCGCAACAACTTGTTTATGCAACTCAAAATCTGCCGACCGGGGGAGATCCTGTGGACACCTTTCTGTTCGAGTCAAAACGGGGATATTGTGAATATTTTGCGTCGGCATTCGCCATCATGTTGAGAGAAATGGGCATTCCTTCACGACTGGTTGGCGGCTATCTCGGCGGCACCTACAACGAGTTGGGTGGATACTATACTGTCGGTGAAAGAACGGCGCATGTCTGGGTGGAAGCCCTCCTTGAAGACGACACCTGGCTCCGAATCGATCCGAATCTTTACGCAGTAAACGCTGAAGGTTCGCTGTTGGCCCGAAACAGTTTACGACCATCCACGTGGCGTCAACTTGTCGATGCGGTCGATTATTTCTGGACTCAGGCAGTCATCTCTTTTGACATCTCGCGGCAGTTTGAAATGGCACGTTCGGTCGGCGACTCCTGGCGCGACTGGCGCCGCGAAAAGCCTGAGCAGACCTTGAGTGTCTGGCTGATCCTGATCCCGGCAATTCCGCTAATCGGATGGCTGCTGTACAAATGGAAACGGCAAAGTACGGAAGAGATCCTGATCGACCGCTTTTCACGGATCGTCAGAAGACAGGTCGGTACGGAAAAAATTCCGGCGGCGGCCAGCCTGAGCGAAATGGCGAAACGGCTGCCGGGAAGCCGGGCAAAGCAGTTCGCTCAGATCTACAGCGCTGCGATATATCGTGATCGGGAATTGAGTAAAGAGGAAATAATACGGCTGAAACAACTGCTCAGGGAAATCGAGCAGGAAATCTGATCAGTTGCTGTCGGAAGACTGTGCCGCCGGTTTTCTCCGTGGCCGCCGGCGCCGCCGGTTGCCACCCGGCCGATTTTTCTGCCGCGATTTTACTTCGCCGCCGGCCGGCCGGGAGGAGATCAACGGCTGCCATGCCTTGATCAGCTCTTCTTCACCACCGTTAACCTCATGCCAGAGCTGAAACAGTTCAAAAGCGGCCGCGGTCGCCGGATGACGTAAAAAACGGCTTTCGCCCCGCCGTCCCCGCCCCCGTTTCAGGCGATAGATACCAAGCAGCATTTCCCGGGCCTGATGGCGGATGCCATGGGCGATATGGTAATGGGCCCGGTGCGGCTCAAGCAGTCCGTTCGCCAGATGCATCGCCGCGGCGAAATCGATATCGGGCGCCGCGGCCAGCCGGCGGCGGAAATCCGATAGGTAAAGCGATGCCAGCATCACCGCTTCGGTGACCGGAACACCGGAAGCAGTGCGCTGATCAATCCGATCGATCAGACGCAACGTCTCGTCATCAGCTGTATAATCGGGGAAGATATGCTCGAGCAGACCGGTCGCTTTTGCCTGGCGCAGGACCGGGCCGGCAACCTTGTGGCGAAAGAGCTCCATCAACTCCTCGCGCAATCTGGCCGGGGCAGCGCCGGCCAGGAGATGTGCCTGTACCCGGATCGCTTCCCGGGCCGAAGACTCGAGATCAAACTCAAGGCGGGCGGCAAATTCCAGGGCACGCAGCATCCGCACCGGATCTTCTTCGAACCGGACCAGCGGATCACCGATGACCCGAATCTGTCGATTCTCAAGATCCTGCAAGCCACCGACATAATCGATAATAGAAAAGTCGCTGATATCGTAGAACAGGGCATTTATGGTGAAATCACGACGAAAGGCATCTTCTTCCGGTGTTCCGAAAACATTCTCCGAAGCAACGGCCCGCTCTTTCGGGCAATCCGGAAGTTCCGATTGCTCGGCCTGACGCCGGAAAGTCGCAACCTCGACCAGGCGATCAGGACCGAACCGGATATGGGCGAGCCGGAAACGCCGGCCGACCAAAAAACAGTTGCGGAACAGCTTGCGAACCTGATTGGGCGTGGCATCGGTCCCGACATCAAAATCCTTCGGCTTGCGACCGAGCAACAGATCACGCACTCCGCCGCCAACGAGGCAAGCCCGGAATCCATGCCGGTGCAGACGATAGAGAACCTTGATCGTATCCTCGTCAATCAGCTTGCGAGAGAGTCTGTGTTCGGAGCGGGCCAGAACCAGCGGCTGCCCGTCTCCGGGTTGCAAGATCGTTTTCTTTTTCATAAAATCCATCAATCCGGGGTTGAAGCCGGCAACAACTTAGCAGAGATGCAGAAAAAAGGGAAGGTTCCTGACGTTCGTAAAAGAGTCTGCAGCGGCCACTGTTTCCCGATATAATGAAACCATCCAGACTATTTCGCAGCCGGAGAAAATTAATATGAAAATCATTAACAAATTAATGGCAGCTGTTTTCATGTTGTTGTTGATCTTCAGCATCGGCTGCCAGAGTACAAGCAGTAAATTTCTCGGGAAAACCGCCGTGCCGGAGTTGATCGTCCCGCTTCCCGGGCAAGCCAACGGCGAAATTTGGGAAGCCCCCGATCTTCTGCTCCGCTACAATTACAGCGAAAACGGAAAATCTTTCGTTATTGACGGCGAGCTTGAAATGGCACAACGCTACCGGGCAATATTCGACAAACTGATCAGGGCCGAGGTTTATCTTCTCTTTCTCGACAGCGAATCGACTGTGCTCAGTACTGTCTCTCTTCTCAGCCTTCTGAATGAAGAAACCGAAGACCGCTTTACTTTCAGAAAAAAGGCTGATATTCCGCTGAATGCCGTTTCCTTTTCATTTGCCTATGAAGGCTTCGCTGCCGAATCGGTCGACCGGAAAAGGAATTCGATTGATTTCTGGTTGCATCCCAAATAACAGGGCAGCTTATTCGGCGACCGGAACCGAGCATTGTACTTACTTAAATGCAGGCCCGGCTTTCCGAATAGCAACTCATCAGTCAGGAGGGGGAAATGAACAGAGCTTGTTACCGGAAACTGCATCGCTACAAGTACCAGCTCATGCAGGATTACGAAATTGAGACCGGGCTGGGCGGCTACAGCATCGAAACTGACTATATTGCGTTGCCGCCATCCGGCCGCATGACGATTCGCCAGGCATACGCCTGGGACGGCCCGAGCGGACCGACCATCGACACCCTGACCCTGATGCGGGGATCACTGGTGCACGATGCTCTCTATCAATTGCTCCGACTCGAAGCGCTGCCGTCCAAAGAGAAGGCCTTTGCCGACAAACTGTTGCGAACAATCTGTCTTGAGGACGGCATGAATCATCTTTTTGCCAGGATCGTCTATCTCGGCGTCAAATGGTTCGGTGGCTCCAGTTCGCGCCCCGGAACCGAGCGGCCGGACATGATTATCTGTGTTCCGGTCGATAATTAGAGCATGGCAAAAGATGTAAGGGTAATCCCATGAGTGAATTTAACCTTATTGTTGTCCTCGGACCAACTGCCTCCGGAAAAACGACACTCGGCGTCACTCTCGCCCGGCATCTCAACGGGGAGATTATTTCGGCCGATTCCCGCCAGGTTTTTCGCGACATGGACATCGGAACCGGCAAGGATCTTTCCGAATACGGCGACATCCCTTACCACCTGATCGACATTCTCCGCCCTGGAGAAGAATTCAGTGTTTTTGCCTTTCAGAAAAGCTTTTATGCCGCCTTTGAAAAAATCGTCGCGGCCGGCAGAATGCCGATCATGGTCGGCGGAACCGGGCTCTACCTCGAGGCCGCGTTACGCGGCTATCGCCTGGTCGAGGTCCCGGAGAACCCGACTCTGCGTCAGGCGCTCCGGGATCTCTCCCTCGAGCAGCTGCAACAGCGGCTGCTGGCTCTTAAGCCGGACCAACACAACAATACCGACCTGAACGACCGCAATCGACTGGTCCGCGCCATCGAGATCGCCGAAGGGGAGTCGGCTGCGACCACTACCCTCCCGAGACCGCCGTCCCTGCATCCTCTGATTTTCGGTATCCGATGGGATCGGGCCATGTTGCGCGAGCGCATCACCCGTCGGCTGAAGCAGCGCCTCAAAGAAGGAATGGTCGACGAGGTTGTTCGGCTGCATGACTCGGGAGTCAGCTGGGAGAGCCTCGAGTATTACGGCCTTGAATACCGCTTTATCGCCCGACACCTGCAAGGGCAACTGAACAGTAACGACCTTTTTCAGAAACTGAACAGCGCCATTCACCAGTTTGCCAAACGCCAGGAGA
It encodes:
- a CDS encoding CCA tRNA nucleotidyltransferase, which translates into the protein MKKKTILQPGDGQPLVLARSEHRLSRKLIDEDTIKVLYRLHRHGFRACLVGGGVRDLLLGRKPKDFDVGTDATPNQVRKLFRNCFLVGRRFRLAHIRFGPDRLVEVATFRRQAEQSELPDCPKERAVASENVFGTPEEDAFRRDFTINALFYDISDFSIIDYVGGLQDLENRQIRVIGDPLVRFEEDPVRMLRALEFAARLEFDLESSAREAIRVQAHLLAGAAPARLREELMELFRHKVAGPVLRQAKATGLLEHIFPDYTADDETLRLIDRIDQRTASGVPVTEAVMLASLYLSDFRRRLAAAPDIDFAAAMHLANGLLEPHRAHYHIAHGIRHQAREMLLGIYRLKRGRGRRGESRFLRHPATAAAFELFQLWHEVNGGEEELIKAWQPLISSRPAGGEVKSRQKNRPGGNRRRRRPRRKPAAQSSDSN
- a CDS encoding tRNA (adenosine(37)-N6)-dimethylallyltransferase MiaA, with the protein product MSEFNLIVVLGPTASGKTTLGVTLARHLNGEIISADSRQVFRDMDIGTGKDLSEYGDIPYHLIDILRPGEEFSVFAFQKSFYAAFEKIVAAGRMPIMVGGTGLYLEAALRGYRLVEVPENPTLRQALRDLSLEQLQQRLLALKPDQHNNTDLNDRNRLVRAIEIAEGESAATTTLPRPPSLHPLIFGIRWDRAMLRERITRRLKQRLKEGMVDEVVRLHDSGVSWESLEYYGLEYRFIARHLQGQLNSNDLFQKLNSAIHQFAKRQETWFRRMERQGTKISWLDGRDDLAAQALTILGTHKAC